From a single Drosophila sulfurigaster albostrigata strain 15112-1811.04 chromosome 3, ASM2355843v2, whole genome shotgun sequence genomic region:
- the LOC133845051 gene encoding calphotin-like: MFKYAVVIFALIACVAAKPGFLHTPLAAPVIAAPAPVIAAPAPVVTAASSQVVARTFNGIAAAPVIAPVPVAPVAAPVVRAVAPVAAPLAAPIATPFAAPVAAPLAAPIATPFAAPIAAPVVRAVAPVAAPLAAPLFRSVAPVAAPIATPFAAPVAAPLAAPIATPFAAPIAAPVVRAVAPVAAPLAAPFAAPLAHPYAAPVFAKYSAPLAFGAAPLSYAAAPALW, from the exons ATGTTCAAATAC GCCGTTGTCATCTTCGCTCTTATTGCCTGCGTTGCCGCCAAGCCAGGATTTCTGCACACACCGCTCGCAGCTCCCGTGATTGCTGCACCTGCTCCCGTGATTGCGGCACCTGCTCCCGTGGTGACTGCTGCCAGTAGCCAGGTGGTGGCCAGAACCTTCAATGGCATCGCTGCGGCGCCTGTGATTGCTCCAGTGCCAGTGGCTCCAGTTGCTGCTCCAGTCGTCAGGGCTGTGGCACCAGTTGCTGCTCCTTTGGCTGCACCAATTGCTACTCCATTCGCTGCACCAGTTGCTGCTCCTTTGGCTGCACCAATTGCTACTCCATTCGCTGCTCCCATCGCCGCTCCCGTCGTCAGAGCTGTGGCCCCAGTTGCTGCTCCTTTGGCTGCTCCACTATTCCGTTCAGTGGCCCCAGTTGCTGCACCAATTGCTACTCCATTCGCTGCACCAGTTGCTGCTCCTTTGGCTGCACCAATTGCCACTCCATTTGCCGCTCCCATCGCTGCACCAGTTGTCAGAGCTGTGGCCCCAGTTGCGGCTCCTTTGGCAGCTCCATTTGCGGCTCCCTTGGCGCATCCCTATGCAGCACCTGTCTTTGCCAAATACTCCGCCCCATTGGCTTTTGGAGCAGCTCCCTTGAGCTATGCCGCAGCGCCCGCATTGTGGTAA
- the LOC133842888 gene encoding glutaconyl-CoA decarboxylase subunit gamma-like produces MFKCTIVICALIACVAAKPGLLHAPLVAPAPVIAAPAPAVVTATSSQVVARNFNGIATAPLIAPVAPIAPIAAPIVRAVAPVAAPLAAATFTHPAAAPIIAKYAAAPLAAPFAYSAPLSYAAAPGPLFI; encoded by the exons ATGTTCAAATGC ACCATTGTCATCTGCGCTCTGATCGCCTGCGTGGCCGCCAAGCCAGGATTGTTGCACGCTCCCCTGGTTGCGCCTGCCCCAGTcattgctgctcctgctcccgCTGTGGTCACTGCCACCAGTAGCCAAGTGGTGGCCAGAAACTTTAATGGCATCGCCACTGCGCCTCTGATTGCTCCCGTCGCCCCAATTGCACCAATTGCTGCTCCAATTGTTAGAGCTGTTGCACCTGTGGCTGCTCCTCTGGCTGCCGCAACGTTCACTCATCCGGCGGCTGCTCCTATTATTGCCAAGTATGCTGCTGCCCCTCTGGCTGCTCCATTTGCCTACAGCGCCCCACTTTCCTATGCGGCGGCTCCTGGCCCACTTTTTATTTAA
- the LOC133846196 gene encoding cuticle protein 16.5-like translates to MFKFAVVIFAVIACAAAKPGVLLSQPLAYAAPAAVVAAPAPYVTATSSQVIARNYNGIAAAPVIAPVATPLAAPVIAKYAAAPLAYSSPLAAPLAYSSPLTAPLAYSAHHVAAPVLL, encoded by the exons atgtttaaattc GCCGTTGTTATCTTCGCCGTCATCGCTTGCGCCGCTGCCAAGCCTGGAGTTCTTCTGAGCCAGCCATTGGCTtatgctgctccagctgccgttgttgctgctcctgctccatATGTGACTGCAACCAGCAGCCAAGTGATTGCCCGCAACTACAATGGAATCGCAGCTGCTCCAGTGATTGCTCCAGTAGCTACTCCGTTGGCTGCTCCAGTCATTGCCAAGTACGCTGCTGCTCCTCTGGCTTACAGCTCTCCATTGGCTGCTCCTCTTGCGTACAGCTCTCCCTTGACTGCCCCTTTGGCGTATTCCGCTCACCACGTTGCTGCCCCAGTTCTGTTGTAA
- the LOC133846193 gene encoding cyclin-dependent kinase inhibitor 1C-like yields the protein MFKYAVVILAVISCAAAKPGVLLNQPLAYAAPAAVVAAPAPYVTATSSQVIARNYNGIAAAPVIAPVATPLAAPVAAPVIAKYAAAPLAAPLAAPLAYSTPLAAPLAYSAPLSYAASAPLLI from the exons ATGTTCAAATAC GCTGTTGTCATCCTCGCCGTCATCTCCTGCGCTGCTGCCAAGCCTGGAGTTCTCCTGAACCAACCATTGGCTtatgctgctccagctgccgttgttgctgctcctgctccatATGTGACTGCAACCAGCAGCCAAGTGATTGCCCGCAACTACAATGGAATCGCAGCTGCTCCTGTGATTGCTCCAGTTGCTACTCCGTTGGCTGCTCCAGTTGCTGCTCCAGTCATTGCCAAGTACGCTGCTGCTCCTTTGGCTGCACCCTTGGCTGCTCCTTTGGCATACAGCACTCCTTTGGCTGCTCCTCTTGCTTATAGCGCTCCTTTGAGCTATGCTGCTTCTGCACcacttttgatttaa
- the LOC133846189 gene encoding glutaconyl-CoA decarboxylase subunit gamma-like codes for MNPSVVILAVIACAAAKPGVLLNQPLAYAAPAAVVAAPYVTATSSQVIARNYNGIAAAPVIAPVATPLAAPVAAPVIAKYAAAPLAAPLSAPLAYSSPLAAPLAYSAPLTAPLAYSSPLAYTAAAAPVLL; via the coding sequence ATGAATCCAAGTGTTGTCATCCTCGCTGTCATTGCCTGCGCTGCTGCCAAGCCTGGAGTTCTCCTGAACCAACCATTGGCTtatgctgctccagctgccgttgttgctgctccatATGtgacagcaaccagcagccaaGTGATTGCCCGCAACTACAATGGAATCGCAGCTGCTCCAGTGATTGCTCCAGTTGCTACTCCGTTGGCTGCTCCAGTTGCTGCTCCAGTCATTGCCAAGTACGCTGCTGCTCCTCTGGCTGCTCCTCTGTCTGCTCCTCTGGCTTACAGCTCTCCATTGGCTGCTCCTCTGGCTTACAGCGCTCCTCTGACTGCTCCTCTTGCCTACAGCTCTCCATTGGCCTACACTGCTGCAGCGGCTCCAGTTCTTCTGTAA
- the LOC133846195 gene encoding cuticle protein 70, isoforms A and B-like, whose amino-acid sequence MFKYAVVILAVIACAAAKPGVLLNQPLAYAAPAAVVAAPAPYVTATSSQVIARNYNGIAAAPVIAPVATPLAAPVAAPVIAKYAAAPLAAPLAYSTPLAAPLAYSAPLSYAASAPLLI is encoded by the exons ATGTTCAAATAC GCTGTTGTCATCCTCGCTGTCATTGCCTGCGCTGCTGCCAAGCCTGGAGTTCTCCTGAACCAACCATTGGCTtatgctgctccagctgccgttgttgctgctcctgctccatATGTGACTGCAACCAGCAGCCAAGTGATTGCCCGCAACTACAATGGAATCGCTGCTGCTCCAGTGATTGCTCCAGTTGCCACTCCATTGGCTGCTCCAGTTGCTGCTCCAGTCATTGCCAAGTACGCTGCTGCTCCATTGGCTGCTCCCTTGGCTTACAGCACTCCTTTGGCTGCTCCTCTTGCCTACAGCGCTCCTTTGAGCTATGCTGCTTCTGCACcacttttgatttaa
- the LOC133846197 gene encoding larval cuticle protein F1-like translates to MFKFAVVVFALIACVAAKPGVLLSQPLAYAAPAAVVAAPAPYVTATSSQVIARNYNGIAAAPVIAPVATPLAAPVAAPIATPFAAPLIAKYAAAPLAAPLAYHAAPLAYSSPLLL, encoded by the exons atGTTCAAATTC gctgttgttgtcttcgcTCTCATCGCCTGTGTTGCTGCCAAGCCTGGAGTTCTTCTGAGCCAGCCATTGGCTtatgctgctccagctgccgttgttgctgctcctgctccatATGTGACTGCAACCAGCAGCCAAGTGATTGCCCGCAACTACAATGGAATCGCAGCTGCTCCAGTGATTGCTCCAGTTGCCACTCCGTTGGCTGCTCCAGTTGCTGCTCCAATTGCTACTCCATTCGCTGCTCCTCTGATCGCAAAGTACGCTGCTGCTCCATTGGCTGCTCCTCTGGCGTATCATGCTGCTCCCTTGGCGTACTCTTCACCACTTTTGCTGTAA
- the LOC133846180 gene encoding polycystin-2-like, translating into MKKKSSRLLFFLLTVFIILCCVGVAYYFAGVEHETEHLKNMLVSIVIVLLFQMIIAEPIKFILFAIDEATWPSKIPKYSPYEPEEDEKYNRLDFLKQRLPGLRVQMLINERYRDYTLNDEYKLIVEDLFLYGKYFLVLTLMVLVHRDELLYHNTKMLQRLFTDNHTDYMGLKNVYHLNQLFDFVQSSLVTAFDSDDEDTGFNYWVHSEPNKMLGVARLRQLRLIKEQFGWNDPEFSNLKYMPNWELPYRRLHYADKYWRIYEPWLPIDDHSDLMDTILMNFDHVGYFQNYPELRGYVTLLARNKQNSMKILDFLSEYNWLNYNTSVVFLDFTLYNVDANMFSVCTLRVENTPFGSIIPKVDCDSVRLIEELEQLSFGSIIVLVIYIIVVLQFSYAFVRTVWYTPVKIKSFWNKMDLIIIVLNVLVIGLMLVRSTIVHGLLKRLEGANKLEYLNFHAPARLHSLTTILIGFLICLTTLRLWRVLQFSKVFLLFTQTFALAWKAFAMTIAMIMITLMAFGIAFVIINGNNSVHFLRVITSIMTTLCFACGFSTTINPKEVLYGGFYLGILLYAMMGFVVAILLMNVLITTIADYFQTARAVRDAQTKRRISFFEFLRVEYNGFFEFFLRKLPWWRKPYIRNDRTVAENIKRKLDRRELSAKSKLHRKREVISASRQKPPPPKDEETLQAEYRDRIEHVLAVSYMLNTQMEILKLMLIARNSTKQETTEQDKNNPFVDTDESSEDDVKKPQGRKPNTNKK; encoded by the coding sequence atgaaaaagaaatcaagTCGACTACTGTTTTTCCTCCTGACCGTGTTCATAATTTTGTGctgcgtgggcgtggcatatTACTTTGCAGGCGTTGAACATGAAACGGAGCACTTGAAGAACATGCTGGTTTCGATTGTGATTGTGCTGCTCTTTCAAATGATAATCGCAGAGCCAATCAAATTCATTCTATTCGCTATTGACGAGGCCACTTGGCCCTCAAAAATACCCAAGTATAGTCCCTACGAGCCTGAGGAAGATGAGAAATACAATCGCTTGGATTTTCTAAAGCAACGATTGCCTGGCTTAAGAGTTCAGATGCTGATCAATGAGCGTTATCGCGATTACACTCTAAATGATGAGTACAAATTGATTGTCGAAGATCTTTTCCTCTATGGCAAGTATTTTCTGGTGCTAACCTTAATGGTGCTCGTGCATCGTGATGAATTGCTCTATCACAATACGAAAATGCTCCAACGACTCTTCACGGACAATCACACGGACTACATGGGATTGAAAAATGTCTACCATCTGAATCAACTGTTTGACTTTGTGCAGTCCTCGCTGGTCACTGCCTTTGACTCTGATGATGAGGACACGGGCTTCAATTATTGGGTGCACAGTGAGCCAAACAAGATGCTGGGCGTGGCGCGATTGCGGCAACTGCGTTTGATTAAGGAACAATTCGGATGGAATGATCCCGAGTTCTCCAATCTCAAGTATATGCCCAACTGGGAGCTGCCCTATCGACGTCTGCACTATGCGGACAAGTATTGGCGTATCTACGAGCCGTGGTTGCCCATCGATGATCACTCCGACCTGATGGATACCATTCTGATGAACTTTGATCATGTGGGTTACTTTCAAAACTATCCCGAGTTGCGAGGCTATGTCACATTGTTGGCCAGAAACAAACAGAACTCGATGAAGATCCTTGACTTTCTCTCGGAATACAATTGGCTCAACTACAATACATCGGTTGTGTTCCTCGACTTTACACTCTACAACGTGGATGCGAATATGTTCAGTGTTTGCACGCTGCGAGTGGAGAATACACCGTTTGGCAGTATCATACCTAAAGTTGATTGCGACAGCGTGAGGCTCATCGAAGAGTTGGAACAACTATCGTTCGGCAGCATAATTGTGCTGgtgatttatattattgttgtgctgCAGTTTAGCTATGCATTTGTGAGAACAGTCTGGTATACGCCGGTGAAAATCAAGAGTTTCTGGAACAAAATGGATCTTATCATTATTGTGCTGAATGTGTTGGTGATCGGTTTGATGTTGGTGCGATCAACGATTGTGCACGGATTGCTGAAGCGACTGGAGGGTGCCAACAAATTGGAGTACTTGAATTTCCATGCACCGGCTCGACTGCACAGCTTGACCACGATATTAATTGGTTTCCTCATCTGTCTGACGACGCTGCGTTTGTGGCGAGTTCTCCAGTTCTCCAAGGTGTTTCTACTCTTCACGCAGACATTTGCTCTGGCCTGGAAGGCGTTTGCGATGACTATCGCGATGATTATGATTACTCTGatggcatttggcattgcCTTTGTCATAATTAATGGCAACAATTCGGTGCATTTTTTGCGTGTAATCACAAGCATCATGACCACCTTGTGCTTTGCCTGTGGCTTCAGCACTACGATTAATCCAAAGGAGGTCTTGTATGGTGGCTTCTATTTGGGCATTTTGCTGTATGCCATGATGGGATTTGTTGTGGCCATTTTGCTAATGAATGTCTTGATTACAACCATTGCCGATTATTTTCAAACAGCTCGCGCTGTTCGTGATGCCCAAACAAAGAGGCGAATTAGTTTCTTTGAATTCCTGCGTGTCGAATATAATGGCTTTTTCGAATTCTTTCTGAGAAAGTTGCCCTGGTGGCGAAAGCCGTATATACGCAATGATCGAACTGTGGCTGAGAACATAAAACGCAAGTTGGATCGTCGCGAATTGTCGGCGAAATCGAAACTACACCGCAAACGAGAAGTGATATCTGCCAGTCGTCAAAAGCCGCCGCCGCCCAAGGATGAAGAAACCTTGCAGGCTGAGTACAGAGATCGCATTGAACACGTGCTGGCTGTCTCTTACATGCTGAACACCCAAATGGAAATTCTCAAATTAATGCTCATCGCTCGTAATTCCACAAAGCAAGAAACAACCGAGCAGGATAAGAATAATCCGTTTGTGGACACCGATGAGTCCAGTGAAGATGATGTTAAGAAGCCGCAAGGTCGAAAACCCAACAccaataagaaataa
- the LOC133845846 gene encoding cyclin-dependent kinase inhibitor 1C-like: MAKMYAAPAAVVAAPAPYVTATSSQVIARNYNGIAAAPVIAPVAAPVAAPVAAPVIAKYAAAPLAAPLAYSTPLAAPLAYSAPLSYAASAPLLI, from the exons ATGGCAAAAAT GTATGCTGCacctgctgccgttgttgctgcaccTGCTCCATATGtgacagcaaccagcagccaaGTGATTGCCCGCAACTACAATggaattgctgctgctccagtgATTGCTCCAGTTGCTGCTCCAGTTGCTGCTCCAGTTGCTGCTCCAGTCATTGCCAAGTACGCTGCTGCTCCATTGGCTGCTCCCTTGGCTTACAGCACTCCTTTGGCTGCTCCTCTTGCCTACAGCGCTCCTTTGAGCTATGCTGCTTCTGCACcacttttgatttaa
- the LOC133846190 gene encoding cyclin-dependent kinase inhibitor 1C-like, which translates to MFKFAVVIFALIACAAAKPGVLLSQPLAYAAPAAVVAAPAPYVTATSSQVIARNYNGIAAAPVIAPVATPLAAPVAAPVIAKYAAASLAAPLAYSSPLAAPLTYSAPLTAPLAYSSPLAYTAASTPVLL; encoded by the exons atGTTCAAATTC GCCGTTGTTATCTTCGCTCTCATCGCCTGCGCTGCTGCCAAGCCTGGAGTTCTTCTGAGCCAGCCATTGGCTtatgctgctccagctgccgttgttgctgctcctgctccatATGTGACTGCCACTAGCAGCCAAGTGATTGCCCGCAACTACAATGGAATCGCTGCTGCTCCAGTGATTGCTCCAGTTGCTACTCCGTTGGCTGCTCCAGTTGCTGCTCCAGTCATTGCCAAGtacgctgctgcttctctggCTGCTCCTCTGGCATACAGCTCTCCATTGGCTGCTCCTCTGACTTACAGCGCCCCTCTGACTGCTCCCCTTGCCTACAGCTCTCCATTGGCCTACACTGCTGCATCTACTCCAGTTCTTCTGTAA
- the LOC133846192 gene encoding cyclin-dependent kinase inhibitor 1C-like, whose product MFKYAVVILAIIACVAAKPGVLLSQPLAYAAPAAVVAAPAPYVTATSSQVIARNYNGIAAAPVIAPVATPLAAPVAAPVIAKYAAAPLVAPLAYSSPLAAPLAYSTPLAAPLAYSAPLSYAASAPLLI is encoded by the exons ATGTTCAAATAC GCTGTTGTCATCCTCGCCATTATCGCCTGCGTTGCTGCCAAGCCTGGAGTTCTTCTGAGCCAGCCATTGGCTTATGCTGCacctgctgcagttgttgctgctcctgctccatATGtgacagcaaccagcagccaaGTGATTGCCCGCAACTACAATGGAATTGCAGCTGCTCCAGTGATTGCTCCAGTTGCTACTCCGTTGGCTGCTCCAGTTGCTGCTCCAGTCATTGCCAAGTACGCTGCTGCTCCTCTGGTTGCTCCTCTGGCTTACAGCTCTCCATTGGCTGCTCCTTTGGCTTACAGCACTCCTTTGGCTGCTCCTCTTGCCTACAGCGCTCCTTTGAGCTATGCTGCTTCTGCACcacttttgatttaa
- the LOC133846191 gene encoding cuticle protein 70, isoforms A and B-like, whose translation MFKFAVVIFAVIACAAAKPGVLLSQPLAYAAPAAVVAAPAPYVTATSSQVIARNYNGIAAAPVIAPVATPLAAPVAAPVIAKYAAAPLAAPLAYSSPLAAPLTYSAPLTAPLAYSSPLAYTAAAAPVLL comes from the exons ATGTTCAAATTC GCTGTTGTTATCTTCGCCGTCATCGCCTGCGCTGCTGCCAAGCCTGGAGTTCTCCTCAGCCAGCCATTGGCTTATGCTGCacctgctgccgttgttgctgctcctgctccatATGtgacagcaaccagcagccaaGTGATTGCCCGCAACTACAATGGAATTGCAGCTGCTCCAGTGATTGCTCCAGTTGCTACTCCGTTGGCTGCTCCAGTTGCTGCTCCAGTCATTGCCAAATACGCTGCTGCTCCTCTGGCTGCTCCTTTGGCATACAGCTCTCCATTGGCTGCTCCTCTGACTTACAGCGCCCCTCTGACTGCTCCTCTTGCCTACAGCTCTCCATTGGCCTACACTGCTGCAGCGGCTCCAGTTCTTCTGTAA
- the LOC133846194 gene encoding cuticle protein 38-like, with translation MFKYAVVILAVIACAAAKPGVLLSQPLAYAAPAAVVAAPAPYVTATSSQVIARNYNGIAAAPVIAPVAAPVIAKYAAAPLAAPLAYSSPLAAPLAYSASLTAPLAYSSPLAYTASAAPVLL, from the exons ATGTTCAAATAC GCTGTTGTCATCCTCGCCGTCATCGCTTGCGCCGCTGCCAAGCCTGGAGTTCTCCTAAGCCAACCATTGGCTtatgctgctccagctgccgttgttgctgctcctgctccatATGtgacagcaaccagcagccaaGTGATTGCCCGCAACTACAATGGAATCGCAGCTGCTCCAGTGATTGCTCCAGTTGCTGCTCCAGTCATTGCCAAGTACGCTGCTGCTCCTCTGGCTGCTCCTCTGGCATACAGCTCTCCATTGGCTGCTCCTCTGGCTTACAGCGCTTCTTTGACTGCTCCTCTTGCCTACAGCTCTCCATTGGCCTACACTGCCTCAGCGGCTCCAGTTCTGCTGTAA
- the LOC133846181 gene encoding polycystin-2: MKIGFLSDRLIYFLFTLIIMAACLALIWHFSGCKHESVKIKTVAMHVFLVVLGQFLLSDTIKFLLISIDKATWPNLQTTFLNERRPIVHTRTQYLKMRLNILRAQLRHGQDHINEPLNLKFQLISLDLCLYGTYFLLLTSVVLVTRDELLYYNTAMMKKIFSTNRTYTLGLNYVQELDQFYTFLEVSLINAFDSKVKETGYRSWMYGDQTAKLGVIRLRQLRRKEEYHLGWGSPQFSSLDYMPNWKLPYERMAYTDKYWNIYLPWLPSSVRYSLLEKIFLNPKHTGYCDNFPETMGYITMLARSRNNSMKVLDYLEQNNWVNTQTAAVFIDFTLYNADANIFTICNLLVERTPFGTLEPRVDVQSIKLQVLDQLGTLGLIVSIIYVLVLIQFSKTLVVTLWYEPSKLRSMWNILDLIILVLNIVVVILIIMQEFMVARLLEQIEYANKLQFLDFRRPAIVKDACSIVLGLLVLFTTLRLWKVLQFSSVFQLFSHALFIAWQALASTALLISIFLFAFGIAVAIINGNNTMNFNYIMRSIANSLCFSFGFSQHISPNDLFYGGKPMGIILYLILTFVIAQLLINVFVSTINGYFVYAKSMRDAKAEQPINFLQFLRVEYHGIFEMFRKVPCINRGYRSGNRTVADYVKYTLDDRHKKSVKSKHHALAIRFQRGDENLDEATKHENYKKRIVRLYNIASVMQTQMQLLEHFWELDVDKTKKDKPRSPKEGDSESDEDYSV, encoded by the coding sequence ATGAAAATCGGATTTTTAAGCGATAGGctgatttatttcttatttacaCTGATAATAATGGCTGCTTGTTTGGCACTTATTTGGCACTTTTCGGGCTGCAAACACGAATCGGTTAAGATCAAGACAGTTGCGATGCACGTATTTCTTGTGGTGCTGGGCCAATTTCTGCTAAGTGATACAATTAAATTCCTATTGATATCCATCGATAAGGCCACTTGGCCGAATTTGCAGACAACGTTCCTGAACGAGAGGCGTCCAATTGTGCACACTCGCactcaatatttgaaaatgcgCTTGAATATATTGCGAGCCCAGTTGAGACACGGACAGGATCATATCAATGAACCACTCAATctgaaatttcaattgatcTCCCTCGATCTGTGTCTCTACGGCACCTATTTCCTGTTGTTGACTTCTGTGGTGCTGGTGACACGAGACGAGCTGCTCTATTACAACACGGCTAtgatgaaaaaaatattttcgaccAACCGTACTTATACTTTGGGCTTGAACTACGTACAGGAGTTGGATCAGTTCTACACATTCTTAGAAGTGTCGTTGATCAATGCCTTCGATTCGAAGGTTAAGGAAACAGGCTACAGGTCCTGGATGTATGGCGATCAAACTGCCAAACTTGGTGTAATTCGATTGCGTCAGCTGCGACGCAAAGAGGAATATCATCTCGGTTGGGGATCGCCCCAGTTCTCTAGTCTTGATTATATGCCCAACTGGAAGTTACCCTACGAACGCATGGCTTACACGGATAAATATTGGAATATCTATTTGCCATGGTTGCCGTCGTCGGTTAGGTACAGTCTTTTGGAGAAAATCTTTTTGAATCCTAAGCACACCGGCTACTGTGACAATTTTCCAGAGACAATGGGTTATATTACAATGTTGGCGCGTAGTCGCAACAATAGCATGAAGGTGCTTGATTATCTTGAGCAAAACAATTGGGTGAATACACAGACCGCTGCTGTTTTCATAGATTTCACTTTATACAATGCGGATGCGAATATCTTTaccatttgcaatttgctggTGGAGCGAACGCCTTTTGGCACTTTGGAACCCCGTGTCGATGTCCAAAGCATTAAATTGCAAGTCTTGGATCAGCTGGGCACACTCGGTTTAATTGTGTCCATCATATATGTGTTGGTGCTCATTCAGTTCTCCAAGACACTGGTGGTCACACTTTGGTACGAGCCATCGAAGCTGCGCAGCATGTGGAATATACTAGACTTGATCATATTGGTGCTCAATATTGTGGTGGTCATATTGATCATCATGCAGGAGTTCATGGTCGCGAGGCTGCTCGAGCAAATTGAGTATGCGAACAAGTTGCAATTTCTGGACTTTCGGAGACCCGCGATTGTGAAGGATGCATGCAGCATTGTCCTCGGACTCCTTGTGCTCTTTACCACGTTGCGTCTGTGGAAGGTTCTTCAATTTTCCAGCGTCTTTCAGCTCTTCTCACATGCTCTGTTTATTGCGTGGCAAGCTCTGGCGAGCACCGCATTACTTATCTCCATTTTCCTGTTCGCATTTGGCATCGCTGTGGCAATCATCAATGGCAACAATACgatgaatttcaattacatcATGAGAAGCATTGCCAATTCGTTGTGCTTCTCATTTGGCTTTAGCCAGCACATCAGTCCCAATGATCTCTTCTATGGCGGAAAACCCATGGGCATAATCCTATATTTGATACTCACTTTTGTGATTGCACAGCTGCTGATTAACGTATTTGTCTCGACGATCAATGGATACTTCGTTTATGCCAAGTCGATGCGTGATGCCAAAGCAGAACAGCCGAttaattttcttcaatttctgCGTGTCGAGTACCACGGTATCTTTGAAATGTTCCGTAAGGTGCCCTGCATCAATCGTGGATATCGCAGCGGTAATCGCACGGTGGCTGACTATGTCAAATATACTTTGGATGACAGACATAAGAAGAGCGTTAAGTCCAAACATCATGCATTGGCCATCAGATTTCAACGGGGCGATGAAAATTTGGATGAGGCCACGAAGCATGAGAATTATAAGAAACGCATTGTTCGACTTTATAATATTGCAAGCGTAATGCAGACTCAAATGCAACTGTTGGAACACTTCTGGGAGTTGGATGTGGATAAAACTAAAAAGGATAAACCAAGATCGCCCAAGGAAGGAGACTCAGAATCCGATGAAGATTACAgtgtttaa